One genomic region from Microthrixaceae bacterium encodes:
- a CDS encoding DUF4157 domain-containing protein — MIRRESGEGYTVWLGAPVPRGATAITFGRHILMRPRGSGNEHLLRHELIHVRQWQEHGVVRFAVRYLGAYLRGRWRGYGHWDAYRRIPLEIEAEWGAQRMSSTGPR; from the coding sequence GTGATTCGACGCGAATCGGGCGAGGGGTACACGGTGTGGCTCGGAGCGCCGGTACCGCGCGGCGCAACCGCCATCACCTTCGGTCGGCACATCCTGATGCGGCCCCGCGGTTCCGGCAACGAACATCTGTTGCGTCACGAACTCATCCACGTGCGCCAGTGGCAGGAACACGGCGTCGTCCGTTTCGCGGTGCGGTACCTCGGCGCGTATTTGCGGGGTCGGTGGCGCGGCTATGGCCATTGGGACGCGTACCGCCGCATTCCGCTTGAAATCGAGGCGGAATGGGGAGCGCAACGCATGTCGTCGACCGGCCCACGATGA
- a CDS encoding tetratricopeptide repeat protein, whose amino-acid sequence MVEVTDATFSDLVLARSMQVPVVVDLWASWCQPCKTLGPILEAVIAETDGAVEFAKVDVDANPQVANAFQVKSIPAVFAMDQQQIVDSFLGAQSEAFVREFVAKLVPTAEQNEVERLYSIGDEASLRAALELEPTNERVVVALAELLVIGGRGEEAEALLAAIPEDAEVRRIRAQIRTGQIDAAGIDVELELAQLLDRVKTDDAARQRYIDLLELLGDDERVGDFRRKLTARLY is encoded by the coding sequence ATGGTTGAGGTGACCGATGCAACGTTTTCCGACCTCGTGCTCGCACGCTCGATGCAGGTTCCCGTGGTGGTCGACCTGTGGGCTTCATGGTGTCAGCCGTGCAAGACGCTCGGGCCCATCCTTGAGGCGGTGATCGCGGAGACCGACGGCGCGGTGGAATTCGCCAAGGTCGACGTCGACGCGAATCCACAGGTCGCCAACGCGTTCCAGGTGAAGTCGATCCCCGCGGTGTTCGCGATGGACCAGCAACAGATCGTCGATTCGTTCCTCGGCGCCCAGTCCGAAGCGTTCGTGCGCGAGTTCGTGGCCAAGTTGGTGCCCACCGCCGAGCAGAACGAGGTGGAGCGGCTCTACTCGATCGGCGACGAAGCCTCGCTGCGAGCGGCGCTCGAACTCGAACCGACGAATGAGCGCGTCGTGGTCGCGTTGGCGGAACTGCTGGTGATCGGGGGTCGGGGTGAAGAGGCCGAGGCGCTGTTGGCGGCAATTCCCGAGGATGCGGAGGTTCGTCGAATTCGGGCGCAGATTCGAACGGGGCAGATCGACGCGGCCGGTATCGATGTCGAATTGGAACTCGCTCAGTTGCTCGACCGCGTCAAGACCGACGATGCTGCCCGGCAGCGTTACATCGACCTGTTGGAACTGCTCGGCGACGACGAACGGGTGGGCGATTTCCGCCGAAAGCTGACGGCGCGGCTGTACTGA